One Candidatus Bipolaricaulota bacterium DNA segment encodes these proteins:
- a CDS encoding sugar ABC transporter ATP-binding protein, which produces MPEQPIVKMVNISKRFGAVQALDRVSLDVNEGEVLGLLGDNGAGKSTLIKILAGIFPPTEGEIYFEGKPVRLSSPKEARELGIETVHQKLSLVDIMTISRNFFLGREPVKKIGPFSFLDKRKMDEECRKVVTQVGVRVRDPNEYVSILSGGERQAISIGRAMYFGARILILDEPMTALSVREQRTVIEEVKNAKAAGAAIIFITHNVYHVYPVADRFVILDKGKKIGEVTKAEVTAEELTEIVAAGSMTGKPEV; this is translated from the coding sequence ATGCCAGAACAACCTATAGTGAAGATGGTGAATATCAGCAAGAGATTCGGGGCGGTTCAGGCCCTGGACCGGGTCAGCTTAGATGTTAACGAAGGAGAAGTCCTCGGGCTCTTGGGGGATAACGGGGCGGGTAAGTCCACGCTAATCAAGATCCTCGCCGGCATATTTCCGCCGACCGAGGGCGAGATCTACTTTGAAGGAAAGCCAGTCCGGCTTTCCTCGCCTAAGGAAGCGAGGGAACTGGGGATAGAGACCGTGCATCAGAAGCTCTCGTTAGTGGACATCATGACCATCTCCCGCAACTTCTTCCTCGGACGGGAACCGGTGAAGAAGATCGGACCTTTTTCGTTCCTCGATAAGCGCAAGATGGATGAGGAATGTCGCAAGGTGGTCACTCAAGTGGGGGTGCGGGTGCGGGATCCGAACGAATACGTGTCAATCCTCTCTGGCGGGGAAAGGCAAGCGATCTCGATCGGGAGGGCGATGTACTTTGGCGCGCGGATCCTCATTCTCGATGAGCCGATGACTGCTTTATCCGTGCGCGAACAGCGCACCGTCATCGAAGAGGTAAAAAACGCCAAGGCCGCTGGAGCCGCAATCATCTTTATCACCCACAACGTTTACCACGTCTATCCCGTCGCTGACCGGTTTGTAATCTTGGACAAAGGGAAAAAGATCGGCGAAGTGACGAAAGCGGAAGTGACCGCCGAGGAGCTGACGGAGATCGTGGCCGCCGGAAGCATGACGGGGAAACCAGAAGTATAG